The Arachis ipaensis cultivar K30076 chromosome B07, Araip1.1, whole genome shotgun sequence genome includes a window with the following:
- the LOC107609887 gene encoding probable LRR receptor-like serine/threonine-protein kinase At1g06840 isoform X2, whose amino-acid sequence MNLSKCEVVLFLWFCCYLLLATAQNGVTHPNEVKALRAIKNNLIDVNRNLSNWNQGDPCINRWTGVLCHDRRFNDGYFHVRELQLYRMNLSGKLAPEIGNFTYLEILDFMWNKISGTIPKEIGNIITLKLLLLNGNKLIGPLPEELGYLPNLTRMQIDQNNINGSIPSSFANLNACKHFHMNNNSLSGHIPPELSQLPNLFHLLLDTNNLTGTLPPDLSKMPRLKILQLDNNNFSGSTIPESYGDMSHLFKLSLRNCNLKGPIPDLSRIPNLYYIDLSHNQLNETIPTNQLSGNITTIVLSNNNLSGTIPLNFSNLPRLKKLSIANNKLRGNVPSSIWQNKTSSANESLIVDLQNNELNTISGSTTLPPNVTLQLGGNPLCKNNSFAKFCGSQGVTGGNGSSGVNCPGEPCSPPYEYSVDCVCSAPLYVDYRLKSPGFGSDFPAYMSNFQTYLTDGLKVETNQLHITDYEWEEGPRLRMNLKVFPATVNNTTTNQKFNDSEYSRIRSTLTGWNISDSDLFGPYELMDLPPYSQVIVVSSGSGLSKGALAGIILGSIAVAVTLSAIVSLLILRIRLRDYRILSKRQHGGTRISIKIEGVRVFVFEELAAATNNFSESSQVGRGGYGKVYKGILADGTAVAIKRAQEGSLQGEREFLTEIQLLSRLHHRNLVSLIGYCDEEGEQMLVYEYMPNGTLRDHLSPYSRTPLSFTMRMKIALGSAKGLLYLHTEADPPIFHRDVKASNILLDSKFNAKVADFGLSRLAPVPDVEGVVPGHVSTVVKGTPGYLDPEYFLTRKLTDKSDVYSLGVVFLEIATGRAPSVTIKIIYITYHVTLDYQSGGLVAVIDERMGPCPSECVQPFLTLALKCCEDAPDERPKMAEVVRELENIWSMIPESNGKVAEYVSSDSGTLFSSQPSSSTAFASVEISGSDLISGDIPTIKPR is encoded by the exons ATGAATCTTTCAAAGTGTGAAGTTGTTCTGTTCTTGTGGTTTTGCTGCTATTTGCTATTGGCTACTGCTCAGAATGGAGTCACTCACCCCAATGAAG TTAAGGCGTTGAGAGCCATAAAGAACAATTTGATTGATGTCAATAGAAATTTGAGTAATTGGAATCAAGGAGATCCATGTATTAATAGATGGACAGGGGTTTTGTGTCACGACAGAAGATTTAACGATGGATATTTTCATGTTCGGGAACT gcAACTATATAGAATGAACTTGTCTGGAAAATTGGCACCGGAGATTGGCAACTTCACTTATCTGGAAATATT GGATTTTATGTGGAACAAGATAAGTGGGACCATACCAAAAGAAATTGGCAACATCATTACCCTGAAACTCTT GCTCCTGAATGGAAATAAATTAATTGGTCCACTGCCAGAAGAGCTTGGCTATTTACCAAACTTGACCCGAATGCAAATTGATCAGAACAATATCAATGGATCTATACCTTCATCATTTGCAAACCTCAATGCCTGCAAGCACTT TCACATGAACAATAATTCACTTAGCGGCCATATCCCGCCGGAGCTTTCCCAACTACCAAACCTTTTTCACCT GCTTCTTGACACAAACAACTTAACAGGAACACTTCCCCCTGATCTCTCTAAGATGCCACGCTTAAAGATTCT gCAGCTTGATAACAATAACTTTAGTGGAAGTACTATTCCCGAGTCTTATGGAGATATGTCACATTTGTTCAAACT GAGCCTTAGGAACTGCAACTTGAAAGGACCAATTCCTGATTTGAGTAGGATACCAAACCTTTATTATAT TGATCTCAGTCACAATCAGCTGAATGAAACAATTCCTACAAATCAGCTTTCTGGGAATATCACAACCAT TGTGTTATCAAACAACAATCTCAGTGGAACTATTCcattaaatttttcaaatcttccaCGTCttaagaaatt GTCAATTGCAAACAATAAATTGCGTGGCAACGTTCCCTCCTCCATTTGGCAGAACAAGACTTCAAGTGCAAATGAAAGCCTTATTGT GGACTTGCAAAACAATGAGCTCAACACCATATCAGGAAGTACTACTCTTCCTCCAAATGTCACACTCCA GCTTGGGGGAAATCCTCTATGCAAAAATAACAGCTTTGCTAAGTTCTGTGGATCTCAAGGTGTAACCGGCGGGAATGGTAGCTCCGGCGTTAACTGTCCCGGTGAACCATGCTCCCCTCCTTATGAGTACTCTGTGGACTGTGTCTGTTCAGCTCCATTGTATGTTGATTACAGATTGAAAAGTCCAGGATTTGGATCAGATTTCCCTGCATACATGAGTAACTTTCAAACATACCTCACTGATGGATTGAAAGTTGAGACTAATCAGCTGCACATTACTGATTATGAATGGGAAGAAGGGCCTCGGTTGCGAATGAACTTGAAGGTTTTTCCTGCAACTGTTAACAACACCACAACTAATCAGAAGTTCAATGATAGCGAGTATTCGCGGATTAGAAGCACGTTGACAGGGTGGAATATTAGTGACAGTGACTTGTTTGGGCCTTATGAACTTATGGATCTTCCTCCTTATAGTCAGG TGATTGTGGTGTCTTCAGGTTCAGGGCTAAGCAAAGGTGCACTGGCTGGAATAATCTTAGGTTCAATTGCGGTAGCAGTTACATTATCTGCAATTGTTTCCCTTCTTATATTGAGAATCAGATTGAGAGATTATCGTATACTTTCCAAACGGCAACATGGTG GAACAAGGATCTCAATAAAAATTGAAGGTGTGAGGGTATTTGTTTTTGAAGAGTTGGCAGCAGCAACTAATAATTTCAGTGAGTCTTCTCAAGTTGGACGCGGCGGGTATGGGAAGGTTTATAAAGGCATTCTTGCTGACGGCACTGCTGTCGCCATAAAACGTGCACAGGAAGGATCACTGCAAGGTGAGAGGGAGTTTCTTACAGAAATACAGTTGCTGTCACGGCTGCATCACCGAAACCTTGTGTCTCTAATTGGATATTGTGATGAAGAGGGTGAACAG ATGCTGGTTTACGAATATATGCCGAACGGAACGCTAAGGGATCACCTCTCGC CTTATTCAAGAACACCTCTGAGTTTTACAATGAGAATGAAGATTGCTCTAGGATCAGCTAAAGGTCTTTTGTATCTACACACAGAAGCTGATCCTCCAATATTCCACAGAGATGTCAAGGCCAGTAATATACTATTGGACTCTAAGTTCAATGCAAAGGTTGCTGATTTTGGACTTTCGCGACTCGCCCCGGTGCCAGATGTCGAAGGAGTTGTGCCTGGTCATGTATCTACAGTGGTAAAAGGGACCCCG GGTTACCTTGATCCGGAGTATTTCTTAACTCGCAAGTTAACAGACAAGAGTGATGTTTATAGTCTTGGTGTCGTGTTTCTGGAAATTGCAACCGGAAGGGCACCATCAGTCACTATCAAAATAATCTATATAACTTATCAT GTTACTTTGGATTACCAATCCGGCGGTCTAGTTGCAGTTATCGATGAACGCATGGGGCCTTGTCCTTCAGAATGTGTGCAACCATTTTTGACATTGGCTCTAAAGTGTTGCGAAGATGCGCCAGACGAAAGGCCTAAGATGGCAGAAGTGGTTAGAGAGCTTGAAAACATTTGGTCCATGATTCCTGAGTCTAATGGCAAAGTAGCTGAATATGTTAGCAGTGATTCAGGAACATTATTCAGTTCACAACCTTCATCATCCACCGCTTTTGCATCCGTAGAAATTTCTGGCAGTGATCTTATTAGTGGAGATATTCCAACCATCAAGCCAAGATAA
- the LOC107609887 gene encoding probable LRR receptor-like serine/threonine-protein kinase At1g06840 isoform X1: MNLSKCEVVLFLWFCCYLLLATAQNGVTHPNEVKALRAIKNNLIDVNRNLSNWNQGDPCINRWTGVLCHDRRFNDGYFHVRELQLYRMNLSGKLAPEIGNFTYLEILDFMWNKISGTIPKEIGNIITLKLLLLNGNKLIGPLPEELGYLPNLTRMQIDQNNINGSIPSSFANLNACKHFHMNNNSLSGHIPPELSQLPNLFHLLLDTNNLTGTLPPDLSKMPRLKILQLDNNNFSGSTIPESYGDMSHLFKLSLRNCNLKGPIPDLSRIPNLYYIDLSHNQLNETIPTNQLSGNITTIVLSNNNLSGTIPLNFSNLPRLKKLSIANNKLRGNVPSSIWQNKTSSANESLIVDLQNNELNTISGSTTLPPNVTLQLGGNPLCKNNSFAKFCGSQGVTGGNGSSGVNCPGEPCSPPYEYSVDCVCSAPLYVDYRLKSPGFGSDFPAYMSNFQTYLTDGLKVETNQLHITDYEWEEGPRLRMNLKVFPATVNNTTTNQKFNDSEYSRIRSTLTGWNISDSDLFGPYELMDLPPYSQVIVVSSGSGLSKGALAGIILGSIAVAVTLSAIVSLLILRIRLRDYRILSKRQHGGTRISIKIEGVRVFVFEELAAATNNFSESSQVGRGGYGKVYKGILADGTAVAIKRAQEGSLQGEREFLTEIQLLSRLHHRNLVSLIGYCDEEGEQMLVYEYMPNGTLRDHLSPYSRTPLSFTMRMKIALGSAKGLLYLHTEADPPIFHRDVKASNILLDSKFNAKVADFGLSRLAPVPDVEGVVPGHVSTVVKGTPGYLDPEYFLTRKLTDKSDVYSLGVVFLEIATGRAPSVTIKIIYITGYFGLPIRRSSCSYR, encoded by the exons ATGAATCTTTCAAAGTGTGAAGTTGTTCTGTTCTTGTGGTTTTGCTGCTATTTGCTATTGGCTACTGCTCAGAATGGAGTCACTCACCCCAATGAAG TTAAGGCGTTGAGAGCCATAAAGAACAATTTGATTGATGTCAATAGAAATTTGAGTAATTGGAATCAAGGAGATCCATGTATTAATAGATGGACAGGGGTTTTGTGTCACGACAGAAGATTTAACGATGGATATTTTCATGTTCGGGAACT gcAACTATATAGAATGAACTTGTCTGGAAAATTGGCACCGGAGATTGGCAACTTCACTTATCTGGAAATATT GGATTTTATGTGGAACAAGATAAGTGGGACCATACCAAAAGAAATTGGCAACATCATTACCCTGAAACTCTT GCTCCTGAATGGAAATAAATTAATTGGTCCACTGCCAGAAGAGCTTGGCTATTTACCAAACTTGACCCGAATGCAAATTGATCAGAACAATATCAATGGATCTATACCTTCATCATTTGCAAACCTCAATGCCTGCAAGCACTT TCACATGAACAATAATTCACTTAGCGGCCATATCCCGCCGGAGCTTTCCCAACTACCAAACCTTTTTCACCT GCTTCTTGACACAAACAACTTAACAGGAACACTTCCCCCTGATCTCTCTAAGATGCCACGCTTAAAGATTCT gCAGCTTGATAACAATAACTTTAGTGGAAGTACTATTCCCGAGTCTTATGGAGATATGTCACATTTGTTCAAACT GAGCCTTAGGAACTGCAACTTGAAAGGACCAATTCCTGATTTGAGTAGGATACCAAACCTTTATTATAT TGATCTCAGTCACAATCAGCTGAATGAAACAATTCCTACAAATCAGCTTTCTGGGAATATCACAACCAT TGTGTTATCAAACAACAATCTCAGTGGAACTATTCcattaaatttttcaaatcttccaCGTCttaagaaatt GTCAATTGCAAACAATAAATTGCGTGGCAACGTTCCCTCCTCCATTTGGCAGAACAAGACTTCAAGTGCAAATGAAAGCCTTATTGT GGACTTGCAAAACAATGAGCTCAACACCATATCAGGAAGTACTACTCTTCCTCCAAATGTCACACTCCA GCTTGGGGGAAATCCTCTATGCAAAAATAACAGCTTTGCTAAGTTCTGTGGATCTCAAGGTGTAACCGGCGGGAATGGTAGCTCCGGCGTTAACTGTCCCGGTGAACCATGCTCCCCTCCTTATGAGTACTCTGTGGACTGTGTCTGTTCAGCTCCATTGTATGTTGATTACAGATTGAAAAGTCCAGGATTTGGATCAGATTTCCCTGCATACATGAGTAACTTTCAAACATACCTCACTGATGGATTGAAAGTTGAGACTAATCAGCTGCACATTACTGATTATGAATGGGAAGAAGGGCCTCGGTTGCGAATGAACTTGAAGGTTTTTCCTGCAACTGTTAACAACACCACAACTAATCAGAAGTTCAATGATAGCGAGTATTCGCGGATTAGAAGCACGTTGACAGGGTGGAATATTAGTGACAGTGACTTGTTTGGGCCTTATGAACTTATGGATCTTCCTCCTTATAGTCAGG TGATTGTGGTGTCTTCAGGTTCAGGGCTAAGCAAAGGTGCACTGGCTGGAATAATCTTAGGTTCAATTGCGGTAGCAGTTACATTATCTGCAATTGTTTCCCTTCTTATATTGAGAATCAGATTGAGAGATTATCGTATACTTTCCAAACGGCAACATGGTG GAACAAGGATCTCAATAAAAATTGAAGGTGTGAGGGTATTTGTTTTTGAAGAGTTGGCAGCAGCAACTAATAATTTCAGTGAGTCTTCTCAAGTTGGACGCGGCGGGTATGGGAAGGTTTATAAAGGCATTCTTGCTGACGGCACTGCTGTCGCCATAAAACGTGCACAGGAAGGATCACTGCAAGGTGAGAGGGAGTTTCTTACAGAAATACAGTTGCTGTCACGGCTGCATCACCGAAACCTTGTGTCTCTAATTGGATATTGTGATGAAGAGGGTGAACAG ATGCTGGTTTACGAATATATGCCGAACGGAACGCTAAGGGATCACCTCTCGC CTTATTCAAGAACACCTCTGAGTTTTACAATGAGAATGAAGATTGCTCTAGGATCAGCTAAAGGTCTTTTGTATCTACACACAGAAGCTGATCCTCCAATATTCCACAGAGATGTCAAGGCCAGTAATATACTATTGGACTCTAAGTTCAATGCAAAGGTTGCTGATTTTGGACTTTCGCGACTCGCCCCGGTGCCAGATGTCGAAGGAGTTGTGCCTGGTCATGTATCTACAGTGGTAAAAGGGACCCCG GGTTACCTTGATCCGGAGTATTTCTTAACTCGCAAGTTAACAGACAAGAGTGATGTTTATAGTCTTGGTGTCGTGTTTCTGGAAATTGCAACCGGAAGGGCACCATCAGTCACTATCAAAATAATCTATATAA cagGTTACTTTGGATTACCAATCCGGCGGTCTAGTTGCAGTTATCGATGA